The following are encoded together in the Lactuca sativa cultivar Salinas chromosome 1, Lsat_Salinas_v11, whole genome shotgun sequence genome:
- the LOC111914898 gene encoding uncharacterized protein LOC111914898 isoform X1, producing the protein MDKKKHLSTIANSVLQRCAVRLETSVNELVGEFESVWKPDMGGYSRKLMEYCAAKVLNEMCRNLEEAITEGTFNRFTFDMMLAWETPSSSHEESHREYVAKEKEDTREIPATVKSTNEQDDISLFYSDIMPLLVDNEPSVGDDAFVWLASLVPLVADFVNGRFTFETLTISTANRLHFPAYDIFIKEIDKCIKHLQNQATPKNVVMADDEYILHVEGTASSQRVIRHIGGQSWPGRLTLTNHALYFETSGIISYEDAFKLDLSKDIEQSIKPASTGPLGAPLFDKAIIYESSELEESVEIEFPEMTSSTRRDHWLAIVKEIMLLHKFLAKFKVESPLQKWEMHARTILGIIRLHAAREMLRISPPDPKSFLIFLLFDELPTGSNVLQEVAESLKTVDIGHPCSATSVLRNLNVSQGCTQHTEKETGIANNRPDNLESLETAVEQVREEAKEINIAKAKADELKDEGIGNSALVLMELVKPLKGALPWFKEIIQWERPAITLTVIGITLLVIYKELVGIAMAAFIMWVVSKMIWARKHEIGKKTKFVVCTASDQTTMESIVSAQHGLNTVYNIMQSTNISILKIWSILLSNAPKHTDMVITGMTGCAIVLAVVPVKFMIMAAVVVMFAVTSKLGKGMRKRKNDMGNRRLQGWWDSIPVVPVEIVDKVEEIPKATKVD; encoded by the exons ATGGATAAGAAGAAACATCTATCTACCATTGCTAACAGCGTTCTTCAGCGATGTGCTGT GAGATTGGAAACGTCAGTGAACGAGTTAGTGGGAGAATTCGAGAGCGTATGGAAGCCGGATATGGGAGGATACTCGAGGAAATTAATGGAGTATTGTGCTGCTAAGGTGCTCAACGAAATGTGCAGGAACCTCGAAGAAGCGATTACGGAAGGAACTTTCAATCGGTTCACCTTCGACATGATGCTTGCTTGGGAAACGCCTAGTTCTTCCCATGAAGAATCTCATAGG GAGTATGTAGCCAAGGAGAAAGAAGACACGAGGGAAATACCTGCAACTGTCAAATCGACAAATGAGCAGGATGACATTTCTCTGTTCTACTCAGACATCATGCCATTGCTT GTTGATAATGAACCAAGTGTCGGAGATGATGCATTCGTGTGGTTGGCATCATTAGTTCCTTTAGTCGCCGATTTCGTTAATGGAAGATTCACTTTCGAGACGCTAACGATATCCACAGCAAACCGTTTACATTTCCCTGCCTACGACATATTCATTAAAGAAATCGACAA ATGCATAAAGCATTTGCAAAACCAAGCAACGCCGAAGAACGTGGTCATGGCAGATGACGAGTACATACTCCACGTTGAAGGAACTGCAAGTTCACAAAGAGTCATCCGCCATATCGGAGGACAAAGTTGGCCTG GTAGACTCACATTAACGAACCACGCTCTCTACTTTGAGACCTCGGGGATCATATCTTATGAAGACGCATTCAAACTTGATCTATCAAAGGACATAGAACAGTCTATAAAACCAGCATCCACAGGTCCATTGGGTGCTCCTCTTTTCGACAAAGCCATCATATACGAGTCCTCTGAGCT AGAAGAGAGTGTTGAAATCGAGTTTCCAGAGATGACGAGTTCAACGAGACGTGACCATTGGCTTGCTATTGTGAAGGAAATCATGTTACTGCATAAATTTTTAGCAAAATTTAAAGTGGAATCACCCCTACAAAAATGGGAGATGCATGCGAGGACTATATTGGGGATCATAAGACTCCATGCAGCGAGAGAAATGCTGAGAATTTCTCCTCCTGATccgaaaagttttcttatttttcttttattcgATGAGCTGCCTACAGGGAGTAATGTGCTACAAGAAGTTGCTGAAAGTTTGAAAACAGTGGACATTGGGCACCCATGTAGTGCTACATCTGTACTTCGCAACTTAAATGTCTCCCAAGGTTGTACTCAGCACACAGAAAAAGAAACGGGAATTGCAAATAACAGACCAGACAATCTAGAATCATTGGAAACAGCTGTTGAACAAgtgagagaggaagcaaaagagATCAATATTGCAAAAGCCAAGGCTGATGAGTTGAAAGATGAAGGAATTGGCAATAGTGCGCTTGTATTAATG GAGCTGGTGAAACCATTGAAAGGTGCATTACCATGGTTTAAAGAGATCATACAGTGGGAAAGACCAGCAATAACCCTAACAGTGATCGGAATCACTCTACTAGTTATTTACAA AGAGTTGGTTGGAATAGCTATGGCAGCATTCATAATGTGGGTAGTTTCAAAGATGATTTGGGCAAGAAAACATGAAATAGGCAAGAAAACCAAATTTGTAGTGTGTACAGCTTCTGATCAAACAACAATGGAAAGCATAGTATCAGCACAACACGGACTCAACACAGTATACAACATCATGCAATCGACAAACATCTCGATATTGAAAATTTGGTCAATACTGTTGTCCAATGCCCCCAAG CACACGGATATGGTGATTACGGGAATGACGGGGTGTGCAATTGTGTTGGCGGTGGTTCCTGTTAAGTTTATGATTATGGCGGCTGTGGTGGTGATGTTTGCAGTGACATCGAAGTTGGGGAAGGGTATGAGGAAGAGGAAGAATGATATGGGGAATCGGAGATTACAGGGATGGTGGGATTCCATTCCGGTTGTTCCCGTTGAAATTGTGGATAAGGTTGAAGAGATTCCTAAGGCGACCAAAGTGGACTAG
- the LOC111914897 gene encoding FH protein interacting protein FIP2 isoform X1: MTMYSDNSSSIVRLNIGGKKFCTTVDTLTQREPHSMLAAMFSGRHTVCKDSEKCHGHQALWGYFSCLICHVCMPGYVFVDRDGKHFRHVLNWLRDGVVSNLSDLECSELLREAEYYQLLGLVDGITEVLNKRKEDEEMDTELTRTDIIKCVQSDKVRLRGVNLSGLDLSKLDLSFVDFSYACLKNVFFSRANLHCAKFRDVDAENTIFHNATLRECEFTGANLRGALLAGANLQSANLQDACLVDCSFCGADLRSAHLQTADLTNANLEGANLEGANLKGAKLTNANLKGANLQRAYLRQVNLRGTHLEGAKLDGANMLGAIR; this comes from the exons ATGACGATGTACTCCGACAACTCGTCTTCGATTGTTCGTCTCAATATAG GGGGAAAGAAATTCTGCACAACTGTTGATACTCTAACTCAGCGTGAGCCTCATTCAATGCTTGCTGCAATGTTCAGTGGTCGCCACACTGTTTGTAAGGACTCTGAGAAG TGCCATGGGCACCAGGCTTTGTGGGGGTATTTCTCTTGTTTAATCTGTCATGTTTGCATGCCA GGGTATGTATTTGTTGATAGAGATGGGAAACACTTTCGGCATGTTTTAAATTGGTTAAGAGATGGTGTAGTTTCCAATTTGTCAGATTTAGAGTGTTCAGAGCTTTTGCGGGAGGCAGAATACTATCAGCTTCTT GGATTAGTAGATGGGATAACTGAGGTATTGAATAAGAGAAAGGAGGATGAAGAAATGGATACTGAATTAACACGTACTGATATCATCAAATGTGTACAATCTGACAAAGTTAGGTTAAGAGGAGTAAATCTCTCTGGCCTCGATCTTTCCAAACTG GACTTGTCGTTTGTGGACTTCAGCTATGCTTGCCTAAAAAATGTTTTCTTCTCTCGTGCTAATCTTCATTGTGCAAAATTTCGG GATGTCGATGCTGAAAATACCATTTTTCACAATGCAACATTGCGCGA ATGTGAGTTCACAGGGGCTAATCTCCGTGGCGCTTTGTTGGCTGGAGCTAATCTTCAGAGTGCAAATCTACAAG ATGCTTGCTTAGTAGATTGTAGCTTCTGCGGTGCAGACCTACGCTCTGCCCATCTTCAAACTGCTGATCTTACAAATGCAAATTTGGAAGGAGCAAATCTGGAAGGAGCCAATCTAAAG GGTGCAAAATTGACAAATGCGAATTTAAAGGGGGCAAACCTTCAACGTGCTTATCTGCGACAAGTGAATCTTCGAGGCACA CATCTGGAAGGCGCAAAGCTGGATGGTGCGAATATGCTTGGAGCAATTAGATGA
- the LOC111914897 gene encoding FH protein interacting protein FIP2 isoform X2, which yields MTMYSDNSSSIVRLNIGGKKFCTTVDTLTQREPHSMLAAMFSGRHTVCKDSEKGYVFVDRDGKHFRHVLNWLRDGVVSNLSDLECSELLREAEYYQLLGLVDGITEVLNKRKEDEEMDTELTRTDIIKCVQSDKVRLRGVNLSGLDLSKLDLSFVDFSYACLKNVFFSRANLHCAKFRDVDAENTIFHNATLRECEFTGANLRGALLAGANLQSANLQDACLVDCSFCGADLRSAHLQTADLTNANLEGANLEGANLKGAKLTNANLKGANLQRAYLRQVNLRGTHLEGAKLDGANMLGAIR from the exons ATGACGATGTACTCCGACAACTCGTCTTCGATTGTTCGTCTCAATATAG GGGGAAAGAAATTCTGCACAACTGTTGATACTCTAACTCAGCGTGAGCCTCATTCAATGCTTGCTGCAATGTTCAGTGGTCGCCACACTGTTTGTAAGGACTCTGAGAAG GGGTATGTATTTGTTGATAGAGATGGGAAACACTTTCGGCATGTTTTAAATTGGTTAAGAGATGGTGTAGTTTCCAATTTGTCAGATTTAGAGTGTTCAGAGCTTTTGCGGGAGGCAGAATACTATCAGCTTCTT GGATTAGTAGATGGGATAACTGAGGTATTGAATAAGAGAAAGGAGGATGAAGAAATGGATACTGAATTAACACGTACTGATATCATCAAATGTGTACAATCTGACAAAGTTAGGTTAAGAGGAGTAAATCTCTCTGGCCTCGATCTTTCCAAACTG GACTTGTCGTTTGTGGACTTCAGCTATGCTTGCCTAAAAAATGTTTTCTTCTCTCGTGCTAATCTTCATTGTGCAAAATTTCGG GATGTCGATGCTGAAAATACCATTTTTCACAATGCAACATTGCGCGA ATGTGAGTTCACAGGGGCTAATCTCCGTGGCGCTTTGTTGGCTGGAGCTAATCTTCAGAGTGCAAATCTACAAG ATGCTTGCTTAGTAGATTGTAGCTTCTGCGGTGCAGACCTACGCTCTGCCCATCTTCAAACTGCTGATCTTACAAATGCAAATTTGGAAGGAGCAAATCTGGAAGGAGCCAATCTAAAG GGTGCAAAATTGACAAATGCGAATTTAAAGGGGGCAAACCTTCAACGTGCTTATCTGCGACAAGTGAATCTTCGAGGCACA CATCTGGAAGGCGCAAAGCTGGATGGTGCGAATATGCTTGGAGCAATTAGATGA
- the LOC111914898 gene encoding uncharacterized protein LOC111914898 isoform X2: protein MDKKKHLSTIANSVLQRCAVRLETSVNELVGEFESVWKPDMGGYSRKLMEYCAAKVLNEMCRNLEEAITEGTFNRFTFDMMLAWETPSSSHEESHRVDNEPSVGDDAFVWLASLVPLVADFVNGRFTFETLTISTANRLHFPAYDIFIKEIDKCIKHLQNQATPKNVVMADDEYILHVEGTASSQRVIRHIGGQSWPGRLTLTNHALYFETSGIISYEDAFKLDLSKDIEQSIKPASTGPLGAPLFDKAIIYESSELEESVEIEFPEMTSSTRRDHWLAIVKEIMLLHKFLAKFKVESPLQKWEMHARTILGIIRLHAAREMLRISPPDPKSFLIFLLFDELPTGSNVLQEVAESLKTVDIGHPCSATSVLRNLNVSQGCTQHTEKETGIANNRPDNLESLETAVEQVREEAKEINIAKAKADELKDEGIGNSALVLMELVKPLKGALPWFKEIIQWERPAITLTVIGITLLVIYKELVGIAMAAFIMWVVSKMIWARKHEIGKKTKFVVCTASDQTTMESIVSAQHGLNTVYNIMQSTNISILKIWSILLSNAPKHTDMVITGMTGCAIVLAVVPVKFMIMAAVVVMFAVTSKLGKGMRKRKNDMGNRRLQGWWDSIPVVPVEIVDKVEEIPKATKVD from the exons ATGGATAAGAAGAAACATCTATCTACCATTGCTAACAGCGTTCTTCAGCGATGTGCTGT GAGATTGGAAACGTCAGTGAACGAGTTAGTGGGAGAATTCGAGAGCGTATGGAAGCCGGATATGGGAGGATACTCGAGGAAATTAATGGAGTATTGTGCTGCTAAGGTGCTCAACGAAATGTGCAGGAACCTCGAAGAAGCGATTACGGAAGGAACTTTCAATCGGTTCACCTTCGACATGATGCTTGCTTGGGAAACGCCTAGTTCTTCCCATGAAGAATCTCATAGG GTTGATAATGAACCAAGTGTCGGAGATGATGCATTCGTGTGGTTGGCATCATTAGTTCCTTTAGTCGCCGATTTCGTTAATGGAAGATTCACTTTCGAGACGCTAACGATATCCACAGCAAACCGTTTACATTTCCCTGCCTACGACATATTCATTAAAGAAATCGACAA ATGCATAAAGCATTTGCAAAACCAAGCAACGCCGAAGAACGTGGTCATGGCAGATGACGAGTACATACTCCACGTTGAAGGAACTGCAAGTTCACAAAGAGTCATCCGCCATATCGGAGGACAAAGTTGGCCTG GTAGACTCACATTAACGAACCACGCTCTCTACTTTGAGACCTCGGGGATCATATCTTATGAAGACGCATTCAAACTTGATCTATCAAAGGACATAGAACAGTCTATAAAACCAGCATCCACAGGTCCATTGGGTGCTCCTCTTTTCGACAAAGCCATCATATACGAGTCCTCTGAGCT AGAAGAGAGTGTTGAAATCGAGTTTCCAGAGATGACGAGTTCAACGAGACGTGACCATTGGCTTGCTATTGTGAAGGAAATCATGTTACTGCATAAATTTTTAGCAAAATTTAAAGTGGAATCACCCCTACAAAAATGGGAGATGCATGCGAGGACTATATTGGGGATCATAAGACTCCATGCAGCGAGAGAAATGCTGAGAATTTCTCCTCCTGATccgaaaagttttcttatttttcttttattcgATGAGCTGCCTACAGGGAGTAATGTGCTACAAGAAGTTGCTGAAAGTTTGAAAACAGTGGACATTGGGCACCCATGTAGTGCTACATCTGTACTTCGCAACTTAAATGTCTCCCAAGGTTGTACTCAGCACACAGAAAAAGAAACGGGAATTGCAAATAACAGACCAGACAATCTAGAATCATTGGAAACAGCTGTTGAACAAgtgagagaggaagcaaaagagATCAATATTGCAAAAGCCAAGGCTGATGAGTTGAAAGATGAAGGAATTGGCAATAGTGCGCTTGTATTAATG GAGCTGGTGAAACCATTGAAAGGTGCATTACCATGGTTTAAAGAGATCATACAGTGGGAAAGACCAGCAATAACCCTAACAGTGATCGGAATCACTCTACTAGTTATTTACAA AGAGTTGGTTGGAATAGCTATGGCAGCATTCATAATGTGGGTAGTTTCAAAGATGATTTGGGCAAGAAAACATGAAATAGGCAAGAAAACCAAATTTGTAGTGTGTACAGCTTCTGATCAAACAACAATGGAAAGCATAGTATCAGCACAACACGGACTCAACACAGTATACAACATCATGCAATCGACAAACATCTCGATATTGAAAATTTGGTCAATACTGTTGTCCAATGCCCCCAAG CACACGGATATGGTGATTACGGGAATGACGGGGTGTGCAATTGTGTTGGCGGTGGTTCCTGTTAAGTTTATGATTATGGCGGCTGTGGTGGTGATGTTTGCAGTGACATCGAAGTTGGGGAAGGGTATGAGGAAGAGGAAGAATGATATGGGGAATCGGAGATTACAGGGATGGTGGGATTCCATTCCGGTTGTTCCCGTTGAAATTGTGGATAAGGTTGAAGAGATTCCTAAGGCGACCAAAGTGGACTAG